The DNA segment GCGAGAGCGCGACCAAGACCAGCGTTACCGCGCGGGACTTCCAACTGACCGTCGATGAGCCCGAGTCGATGGGTGGAAGCGACGACGGGCCCAACCCGCTCGAGTACCTCATCGCCGGGCAGGCCGGTTGTCTCAACGTCACCGGTCACCAGGTGGCCGAGGAGATGGGGATCGAGCTGGACGACCTCGCAATCACGATCGAGGGCGAGTTCGATCCCGCGAAGTTCCAGGGCGAGGACATGGACGAGCGCGCGGGCTACCAGGGGCTTCGCGTGACGATCGAGGCCGACACCGATGCCGACCGAGAGCCCCTCGAACGGTGGATCGAACAGGTCGAGGAACGCTGTCCGGTCACCGACAACGTCGAGAACGCGACCCCGATCGACGTCTCCATCTCGGCGAAGTAGGTCCGTTTCGAGCCCCGTTACGGCGACGAAATTCCTCCGCCGTTAGCGTCCGAGATCCGCGTGGGCGCTCGAGAGGTGACGCGAGCCGAGCGCCGCCAGAAGGGAGAGTTCACCGGCAAGCGCACAGACGGCGATGCACTCCGCGAGCGCGTCGGCGTTCGCTCCCGGAGGATCGCCCCCGCCGCGGAGTCCGAGGACGTCGAGCGCCTCGGACTGGGTGGGGAGTTTGGTGCCGCCGCCGACGGTGCCGACCTCGAGGCTCGCGATCGAGACCGAGACGTAGAGCCCTTCTTCCCTGACCTCGGCAGTCGTGATCGCGTTCGATCCCTCGACGACCTGCGCGGCGTCCTGGCCGGTTGCGAGGAACATCCCCGCCACGGCGTTGGCGACGTGGGCGTTGAAGCCCAGGCTGCCGGCCTTCGCGCTGCCGACGTGGTTCTTGCGAGTGTTGATCTCCGCCATCGCCTCCGGCGTGGTGTGGAGTCGTTCCTCGACGAGCTCGCGCGGGAGGGTCACGTCCGCCGTGACCGACCGCCCGCGGCCCTCGACGGCGTTGACCGCGGCGGGCTTCTTGTCCGTACAGAGGTTGCCCGAGAGCGCCACCAGCGAGGCCGAGGTCTCCTCCTCGACCAGGTCGCAGGCCTCGCCGGTCGCGATGGTGGCCATGTTCATCCCCATCGCGTCCTTCGTGTCGTAGCGAAAGCGGAGGAAGACGGAGTCGCCGACGACGTACGGCGTCACCTCGAGCAGTTCGCCGTGGCTCGTCGTCGTCTCGGCACGCTCGGCCAGGCGGCCCTCGTTCTCGCGGACCCACTCGACCAGCGCCGCGGCCTCGGCGACGTCCTCGACCCTGAAGACGGGTGCGCGGGTCATCCCCGATTTGGTGACCCTGGCGGTCGCGCCGCCTGCGCTGTTGAGGGTCGAGCAGCCGCGGTTGATCGAGGCGATGAGCGCCC comes from the Halalkalicoccus sp. CG83 genome and includes:
- a CDS encoding OsmC family protein; the encoded protein is MSDTSELPSMRVEAESESATKTSVTARDFQLTVDEPESMGGSDDGPNPLEYLIAGQAGCLNVTGHQVAEEMGIELDDLAITIEGEFDPAKFQGEDMDERAGYQGLRVTIEADTDADREPLERWIEQVEERCPVTDNVENATPIDVSISAK
- the hmgA gene encoding hydroxymethylglutaryl-CoA reductase (NADPH), giving the protein MTDPMELAERVREGELRLHELEEHADPDTATAARRRLLEDETDAGLESIGEYGFPAERADPNVENMIGAAQIPMGIAGPVEINPTGGGAAAGEFHLPIATTEGALIASINRGCSTLNSAGGATARVTKSGMTRAPVFRVEDVAEAAALVEWVRENEGRLAERAETTTSHGELLEVTPYVVGDSVFLRFRYDTKDAMGMNMATIATGEACDLVEEETSASLVALSGNLCTDKKPAAVNAVEGRGRSVTADVTLPRELVEERLHTTPEAMAEINTRKNHVGSAKAGSLGFNAHVANAVAGMFLATGQDAAQVVEGSNAITTAEVREEGLYVSVSIASLEVGTVGGGTKLPTQSEALDVLGLRGGGDPPGANADALAECIAVCALAGELSLLAALGSRHLSSAHADLGR